The genomic window GGTGGCGCCGTCGCGCTGAACGGCCCGCGTCAGTTCGGCGAGCGCCGGGCGGTCCGCACGCGCGCGAAGCAGGTCATCGCAGCGAAGGCCGCGGCCTTTCTCCCCACGTCGGGCGCCATCGCCCTGGACGCCTCCAGCACCGTCGGCACGCTCGCCGCGATGCTCGCGGCACACGCCGGACTCGTCGTTGCAACCAACTCTTACGAGAATTTCACGACTGCCAATGCGAGCGATGTCAGAGCGGTGCTGATCGGCGGGGAGCTGGATGACGCCACGGGCAGCTTCGTCGGCAAGGTCGCCTGCGACGCGGCGTCGTCGATGCTCTATCGGAGATTCTTCACCTCCGCCGCCGCCTTGGATCCTCGCCAGGGCAGCTCCGAGGCGTCGCTGGCAGAGAGCCAGGTCAAGCGCGCCTTTGCCGAACGCAGCCAGCACGTCGTGCTCTGCGTGGATTCCTCCAAGCTCGGCGGCGTCGCAGTGTCCGCAGCCTTCCGACTGCACGAGGTGGAAGCACTCATCACGGAGCTCAGCCCAGAGGACCCGCGCTTAGACGCCTACCGCGAGGCGACCGACGTCCGCTGAGGCCGTCGCTTGTGCTTGAAGTTATTTCTTGTCAAAATCACAGAAACGAACATGAACCAGGAAGCCCTATGACGAACCCCGCAGCCGCAGACCTCATCGCCCGCAGCAACCGCCTCGGCGCCGACCCGAAGAACACCAACTACGCCGGGGGCAACACCTCCGCCAAGGGCACCGAGACCGACCCGGTGACGGGCGAGCCGGTCGAGCTGCTGTGGGTCAAGGGCTCCGGCGGCGACCTCGGCACCCTCACCGAGAAGGGCCTGGCCGTGCTGCGCCTGGACCGCATGCGGGCACTCGTGAACGTCTACCCTGGCGTCGACCGCGAAGACGAGATGGTCGCGGCCTTCGACTACTGCCTGCACGGCAAGGGCGGCGCCGCCCCGTCGATCGACACCGCCATGCACGGCCTGGTGGATGCCGCGCACGTCGACCACCTGCACCCGGACTCGGGCATCGCGATCGCGACCGCCGCCGACGGCGAGAAGCTCACCTCCGAGATCTTCGGCGACAAGGTCGTCTGGGTGCCGTGGCGGCGCCCCGGCTTCCAGCTGGGCCTGGACATCGCCGAGATCAAGGCGCAGAACCCGCAGGCGATCGGCTGCATCCTCGGCGGCCACGGCATCACCGCGTGGGGCGACACGTCGGAGGAATCCGAGCGCAACAGCCTGTGGGTCATCGACACCGCCGCCGCCTACATCGCCAGCAACGGCAAGGCCGACCCGTTCGGCGGCGTGCGCGCCGGCTTCGAGGCGCTGCCCGAGGCCGAGCGGCGCGCCCGCGCTGCCGCCCTCGCGCCGACGATCCGCGGCATGGCATCCACCGACAAGCCCATGGTCGGCCACTACACCGACAGCGACGTGGTGCTGGACTTCCTCGCCTCCGAGAAGGCGCCCTACCTTGCAGGTCTCGGCACGAGCTGCCCCGACCATTTCCTGCGCACCAAGGTCAAGCCGCTGATCCTCGACCTGCCCGCCACGGCGACGGTCGAGGAGCAGCTGGCGCGCCTGCAGGAGCTGCACGCCGAGTACCGCGCCGACTACCAGGCGTACTACGACGCGCACGCGGATGCCTCGAGCCCCGCAATCCGCGGCGCGGACCCGCTCATCGTGCTCGTCCCGGGCGTCGGCATGTTCAGCTACGGCGCGAACAAGCAGACCGCGCGCGTCGCCGGCGAGTTCTACGTCAACGCGATCAACGTCATGCGCGGCGCCGAGGCGCTGTCGACCTACTCCCCCATCTCGGATGCCGAGAAGTTCCGCATCGAGTACTGGGCGCTGGAAGAGGCGAAGCTGCAGCGGATGCCGAAGCCCAAGACCCACCAGGGCCGCATCGCGTTCGTGACGGGCGCGGCATCCGGCATCGGCAAGGCCATCGCGACCCGCCTGGCGGCCGAGGGCGCGTGCGTCGTCGTGGCCGACCTCGACCTCGAGAAGGCGCAGGCCGCGGCCGCCGAGCTCGGCAACGCCGACGTGGCGATCGGGGTCGCGGCGAACGTGGCGGATGCCGCGGGCGTGCAGGCCGCCATCGACGCGACCGTGCTCGCCTTCGGCGGCGTCGACCTCGTCGTGAACAACGCCGGGCTGTCGCTGTCGAAGCCGCTGCTGGAGACCACCGAGAAGGACTGGGACCTGCAGCACGACGTCATGGCCAAGGGCTCGTTCCTCGTCGCGAAGGCCGCCGCGAAGGCGCTCGTCGAGCAGAAGATGGGCGGCGACGTCATCTACATCTCGTCGAAGAACTCCGTCTTCGCCGGCCCCAACAACATCGCGTACTCGGCGACCAAGGCCGACCAGGCGCACCAGGTGCGGCTGCTTGCGGTCGAGCTCGGCGAGCACGGGGTGCGCGTCAACGGCATCAACCCCGACGGCGTCGTTCGCGGATCGGGCATCTTCGCGTCGGGCTGGGGCGCGAACCGCGCCGCGACGTACGGCGTGAACGAGGAGGACCTCGGCCAGTTCTACGCCAACCGCACCATCCTCAAGCGCGAGGTCGTGCCCGAGAACGTCGCCGACGCGGTGTACGTGCTCACCGGGCCGGAGCTCTCGCGCACGACCGGGCTGCACATCCCCGTGGACTCCGGCGTCGCCGCCGCGTTCCTGCGATGAGCGCGGGTGCAGCGGGCGGGTCCGTCGTCTCGGGCGGGTCCGTCGCGGCGATCGACCTGGGCGCGACGAGCGGCCGGGTGATCGTCGGGCACGTCGGTCCCGACACGCTCGAGGCGACGACCGTGGGCCGCTTCGCCAACGACCCGATCGCCACGCCCGACGGGCTGCACTGGAATCTGCTCGGACTGTACAGCGCCGCCCTCGCCGGGCTGCGTGACGCGCTGCGTGCGGCGCCCGACGTCGCCAGCATCGGCGTGGACTCGTGGGCCGTGGACTACGGGCTGCTGCGCGACGGGCGGCTGCTGGGCGCGCCGTTCCACTACCGCGATGCGCGCACCGAGCGCGGCGTCGCGGCGGTGCACGAGCGGATGCCGCACGCGGAGCTCTACCGCCGCAACGGGCTGCAGTTCCTGCCGTTCAACACGCTGTACCAGCTGGCCGCGGAGCCGACGGAGCTCCTCGGCTTCGCCGATACGGCACTGCTCGTGCCCGACCTCATCGGCTACTGGCTCACCGGCCAGGCGCGCACCGAGGTCACGAACGCCTCGACGACCGGCCTGCTGCGGGCCGGCACAGCGGACTGGGACGACGAGCTTCTCGGCGCCCTGGGCCTTCCCCGCGGCATCCTCCCCTCCCTCATCGCGCCCGGCGAGCGCCTGGGCGCGCTGCTGCCCGGGGTCGCCGCGTCGCTCGGCGCCGAATCGGGCGTGTCCGTCACTGCGGTGGGGTCGCACGACACCGCCTCAGCGGTCGTCGCGGTGCCGATGCGGTCGGAGTCCGCGGCCTACATCTCCTGCGGCACGTGGGGGCTCGTCGGCGTCGAGGTGGAGCGGCCGGTGCTCACGGACGAGGCGTTCGCTGCGAACTTCACCAACGAGGGCGGCGTGGACGGTCGGGTGCGGCTGCTGCACAACGTGATGGGCCTGTGGGTGCTGAGCGAGACGGTGCGCGGCTGGGAGCGCGAGGGGCACGCGATCGACCTGCCGACGCTCTTGGATTCCGCGGCCGCAGTGGATGCCGCCTCGGTGCCGGTCTTCGACGTCGACGACCCGCGGTTCCTTCCGCCGGGCGACATGCCCGCGCGCATCGACCAGTGGTGCGCGGAGCACGGCCTGGCCGCGCCGCGGACGCGTGCCGAGTACGCCCGGTCGATCGTGGAGTCCCTCGCGCAGGCGTTCGCCGACACCGCCCGGCTCGCGGGCCGCATCGGCGGGGTGGACGTGGAGACGATCCACATCGTCGGCGGCGGGTCACTGAACCGCCTGCTGTGCCAGCGCACCGCCGATCGGGCGGGGCTGCCGGTGCTCGCGGGTCCGGTCGAGGCGACCGCGCTCGGCAACCTGCTGGTGCAGGGTCGCGCCGCCGGCTTCGTCTCCGGCTCCCTGGAGTCGCTCCGGGATCTCGTCGCGCGTACGCACGCCCCGACCCGGTACGCCCCCCGCGCCGCCGAGTGAGTATTCTCGGCGTCGAGTGAGTATTGGCGTCGCCGAGTGAGTATTCGAGGCGCCGAGTGAGTATTCGAGGAGATCACGGATGACCGGGTACGGTGCCGCATTCGACTGGGTGCGGCGGCATGTCGAGGCGGAACGCCTGCCATCCGCCGTTCTGGGCATCGCTACGGCCGACGGCGTCGTCGCGCTGGATGCGTTCGGAGCCACGCACGGCCGCACAGCGCGGGTGGACGACCCCTACCGACTGTTCTCGATCACCAAGGTCCTCACCGGCCTCACGGCCGCGCGGGCGATCGAACGCGGCCTGCTCACCGCGGAGACACCGCTCTCGGCGGCCGTGCCCGACTTCGGAGCCGATCGCGACGACGTCGTGCGTCTGCGTCACCTGGTGAGCCACACGTCCGGCATCCCGGAGCCTGCCCTCGACAGCGCGGTGCCGCTGCGGCAGGCACTGCTCGAACCCGGTCGCGATTTCGCCGCCGGCACCGCCTCGCGGTACTCCACCATCGCGTTCGAGGGGATCGCGGCGCTCGTGGCGCACGCCACGGGGCGCACCTGGGACGCCGATGTGGCGGACTGGACCCGCGCGGTCGGTGCCGGTGGGCTGACGCTGGACGAAGCGGCCGACCCGCACACGGTGGTCGACGGCCCCGAGCTCGGATTCGACGCGGCGGCGTTCGCCGGCCAGCGCAATCCGGGTGCGGGCATGATCGGCACCGCGGCCGACCTGCTCGCCGTCGGGGCGGCGCTGCTGCGCAACGGCGGCGAGATCGTGCGGCCCTCGACGCTGGCGATGATGCGGCGACCGCTCACCGGCGGCATCCCGAGGCTCGAACCGTATCCCGCCGAGCGAGGGCAGGACTGGGGCTTCACCTGGAACCTGCGCACGCGAGCGCCCGGGCTCATCGATCAGGACGTGTACGGCCACGGGGGCTGGGCGGGCACCGAGTTCTGGATCCATCCGACCGCGGGTGTGGCCTATGTGCTGCTCACCAACCTGGTGCAGCGGCCAGGGGTGGATGCGGACGAGCTCGACAACGCGGTCGTCGCCGCGCGCTGAGCCGCCGGCGGTGCGCTCGGCCCATATCACAGTGACCGGCAGAGCGCTACCATCCGGTATGAACAGTCAGCTCAAACTCGCGCTGTCGGTTGCCGGGTACCTCCTCGGCGCCGCCGCCGGGATCGCCGGCATCGTCGTCGGCGCGATGCAGTCCGAACCGGGCTACATCGTCATCGGCGTCGCTTTCCTGTTGGCGGTCGTCGTCGCGTTCATCGCCGGTGCGACGGCGACGCCCCAGGGGTCGTTGTCCGGCCCGAAGTTCGGCGGCAAGTTCACCCCGCCGGACTGGGCGTGGTGGGTCGCGGCCGGGATCGTCGTGGTCGGCATGGTGATCGGAGGCATCCTTCTGGCCATGTGAACCCTGCCCTTGCGCACCTGGTGCGACCCGCGCGAAGTGGCGAGACTGAGCGCATGGATGGCTTGCGCCGCTGGGCGCTTTGGGTCGCTGTCGCCGCGATCGTGCTCGCGGTGTTCGCCTGCATCGGCGCCGGCTTCCTGATCTCACCGCCGTCGCTGGAAGACCGCATCCTGCTGCTGCAGCAGGACCCCTCCGCCGCGCCGGGTGAGCTCGACCAGGACGATATCGCCGATCTCAGCGCCGACGACTTCGGCGAGAGCGCCGACGATCCGCCCGGCCTGGCGATCCCCTATCTGGCCCTGCCACTGGGCCTGCTGCTGATCATCGTGGCACTCATGGCCTTGCCGCTGATCATCGGCAACCGCCGGGTGCCGCTCGTCGGCGGCATCGTGAGCATCGTAGGCGGGCTCGCCGCGGTGATCGGCGGCATCGTGATGACCATCGTTGCCATCGCCGCGCTGTTGACCATGGTGTCACTGTTCCTCGCGGCGCCCTGGGGAACCCTGGCGTACCTCGCGATCTTCGGCTTCTTCGACGTGGGGACATCGGCCGCCCTGCTCGGGCTCATCCTGGTGCTGCAGCTCGCGGCCATCGTCTTCCTGCTCGTCGCCCAGCAGCGGATCCTCGGCAACAAGCGGCTCGTCTTCTGGCTGCTGCTGTCACTACTCCTGACGCTGTTGACGATGCTCCTGCACTCGATCGTGCCGGTGATTCTCGTGAGCATCACGGATGCCGTGGGGGCGATCATCCTCGCCGTCGTCGGCGTCGTGTGGGGGCTGCTTCTGCTCGTCGGCGGGGTGATCTCACTGGTCAAGCAACTGAGTCTCGGGCGACAGGGCGGCGGCCCGCTGCGGGAGCGAGAGGCCGCCGACACGACCGTCGGCTCGGTCGGCGCCACGGCGCGCGCAGGCTAGCCGCGCGCCGGCACCACGAGGACGATGCAGGGCGCGACCAGGACGCACGTGATCGAGAGCACGGTGTCGCTGTCATACACCGGCACCGGCGCCGGCTCGGCGCACGTCAGGGCGGATGCCGTGACGCGCTGAGCGGGATACTCCGTCCCCCGCGTGGTGACGACGACCGCGGCAGGCTCCGGGGCGCACAGGGTGATCTGGGCCGGGTCGGGCAGGGGGATGCGGCAGCCGGCGGCGTCCACGGTGAAACCGGGGAGCGCGGGGTCGGCGCACGGCGCGTCGGCGACGTCGTCGAAGTCCAGCGTCGGCCGTACCGTGAGCCAGCCGAATCCGCCGTCCACGCCGCGCCGCACCACGTCGGCCTCGCCGGCCGGGCGCAGCGCACCGTAGAACAGCACCAGCGCCGCGGTGACGGCGATCGCGACCAGCGCGATGATCATGACCTTCACGCGCCGGGTTCCTCGGCGGCGAGGGCGGGGTGCGCTGGCGGCGCAGGGTGATCGGCGGGCGCTGGCGGCTCCGCGACGGTCGTCGGGGGCAGCTCCGCGGCCGGCCCGACCGACGGGTCAGCGGACTCGGGCGTCGGGCCGGGTGCGCCCGTGAGCACGGGGGCCGGTTGGCTGCCCGGGAAGGAGGGCTCCGGCGCATGCGCCGGTCCGCCGACGGGCAGCGTGGGCGGTGCCGCGACCTCCGGCGCGCCGGCGTCGGCACTGACCGGGCCGCCCGCGAACACGATCTCGGCGGTGACATGCGCCGGCTTCTCCTGCTGCACGATCCGTCGCACAAGCACCTGATGCGCGGCGGCTGCCGCGGGCAGGGACACGACGACGTGGAACGGACGCGGGCGCCCGGCGCCATCTGTCACCTCTTCGTCGATCCGCACGCCGGCCACTCCCGTCGCCCACTCGAGCGCCTCCCGCAGCCCCTGCGCGGTGCCGCGCAGCCGGGAGAGGCGCGCCGCCGCGGCGACCACCTGCCGCAGCCGTCCGCTGCCGGCATCGAACTGACCCTGGGCGTCGTCCAGCCAGCGGTCGAGGTCGACCCAGCGCGCCAGGAACGGCACGAACCGGTCAGGCGTCCGCTGCGGGTCGAAGTACTCCGGCAGCCGCCGGAGCGTCTCCTCGACCGGCTCGTGCAGCTGGGACATGACCTCCAGCAGACTCGCGATCGGGGTGCCCACCCCGATCGTGCGCTGGTAGACCTCCGGCAGCAGCCGGGCGATGCGGTCAGAGCGCATCGTCGTATCCGACGGTGATCTCGTGTGCGCCGGGCGCGAAGAGCCAGTCCGGCGGCAGCGATACCTCGCTGTCGAACGTGGCCCGCGAGGCCAGGCCCCACGTTCGCCCATCAGAGCTGTGGAAGATGCCGTCCGGCCCCCCGCACAGGGCCAGGGGCGGACTGGACTCGTTGGCCGCGACCGTGAACAGCGCCTGGAACGTGCCGTCCTGGCGCAGAGGCAGCCCGCAGTCGCGCGTCGGGGTGCGCCAGGCCCCGCCGTCCTGCCGGGGGTTGGCGACTGCGACACCGGCGCGTTCGGTCGCCGCCAGCACGGTCTCGCCGATGAACGCGATGTCGCGGCAGCTCCCGCCCGCCCACTTCGCGCCCGCCGGTTCCCATCCCTTGGCATCCAGCTGCACGCCCAGCACCTCCACGCGGGAGACGCCGACGCCCTCTTCGGTGCCCGTGGCGTACGCGCCGGCATAGAGGTAGCGCCGGTTCGCGATCTCGAGGGTGCGCAGGACGCGGATGTCCACACCGCTGAGACCGGCCTGCACGAAGGTGCCGGGGCGCCCCTCCGCGAAGGACACGAACACGCCCTTGAGCTCCTGGGCGGCGGCAGCCACGCACAGCGCCCCCGACGGGTCGACCGAGGTCGAAACGGCGTAGAAGCCGACGCCCGGCTCCTCGGCGACCACGAGGATGTGGTCGCCCACGGCCCCTTCCTGCAACGGCAGCCGGAACAGGCCGGCGTCGGTCGCGAGGAACGCATGCGGCTGGCCGTCGATGCGCGCGAGTGCGAGCTCTTCGACGTGGGAGTCGAACTCACGGACCCGCACCCACGTCTCTCCGTAGTCGGTCGACGCATGCACGACGCTGGACTCCGTCTCGCCCACCCGCGCAACCGCCACGACGCAGCCGGGCGCCGCCGGCAGCACGGCGAGCCGCTCCACCGACTCCCCCTCGAAGCGGCACACCGCCACCCAGCCTGCGGCATCGTCGATGGAGCGGAACACCTTCTCGCCGCTGCCGCAGAACCAGGTGCGGCGCTGGTTCGGGTCGCGCACGATCGAGGGGACGATGCCGGGGACGTCTTCGACGAGCAGGGTGACACCGGAGACGTAGCGGACCCCTCGCTCGCTCTGCAGCACGTCGTACACCCTCGCGACCCGCAGGTACTCGCCGAACGGCCATCCCGGCTCGGAACCCACCGGCACAGGCGAGAGCACGCGGTCCAGCCGTTCCCGCAACCGCCGTTCGATCGCGGCGCGATCCTCGGTGCGGTGCACGACGACGGATGCGCGCACCTTCGTGCGCTTGAAGCCGGCCCATGACACCCGTACGCGGGTGCCGATCGGCTGCCGGGAGTGCAGCGCCTCCGCCAGTCGCTCCAGCACCTGTGGACTCATCGCGGCATCCAGCGCGTCAGCGCCGACGCCACCGGTGACGTCGGCGGTGGGCACGACATACACCTGCACCTCGCCGGGTGCGGCCCCGACCCAGGCGTCGGCGCGTGTCACCGCGCGGGCGCGCGAGACGCCGCCGCTGGCGGCCACCGCGAATTGCTCGTAGTCGCGCGCGGTGACGACCCGGTCGAGGGTGTGGATGGACTGCGGGCCGCGGATCATCGCGTTCTCGAGGGTCTCGCGGTCGCGCCCGCCGGTGGCTGCCGCGGGGTTCGTGACGGTGACACCGGGGACGGCGTCCTTCAGAACGGTGAGCGTCCCCGCCGCCACGTTCCCGTTCGCGCCGCCACCATGGCGGTACCAGGCGAGGATGCGCCGACCCGGCGCGGGGACCTCGGCCAGCGCCAAGGGCTGCGTGGTCAGCTCGCCCGTCGTGGGGTCCGCGATCTGAGCCGCGGGCGCGAACGTGATGACGCCCTCCGCACGGTCGACCGTGTACAGGTGGGTCTCGGCTCCTTGCGGGGGCGGAGCACCGAAGTGCTCGACCTCCGTCCAGATGCGGTAGGGCAGCCCATCCGACTCGCGGGCGGGCTCTCGGTTCGCCAATTCTCCCGGGGCCGCCTGCACGCCGATGACGAGGTCGAACACGTCGCCGGTGGGCAGGGTGATCGGGGGGTGGGCGACGTGCAGGGTCTGGCCCGGTTTGCCGGTTCCTGTCCCCAGTTCCTCGGCGTCCACGACATCGCCGGCGAAGGCGCGCACGATCGCGCTCTGCGCGCCGATGGCGATGCGGGCGTCGGCGGCGGTCGAGAAGACCGGGGAGTCCGCGTCCGACCGTGCCGTGCTCACCCTGCTGCCGCGCGGCACGACCACGTCGGCGGTCGCCGGGGCGGGAAGGGAGAAGACCAGATCGACGGATGCAGCGGCCGGGGGAAGCACGCGGACGCCGATCAGTTCGAGGAACTGCACGAACGCCTTCTCGGGGATGCGGTTGACCCGGTACAGCAACGTGTCGGTGAGGTAGGCGAACACCTCCAGCAGCGTCATGCCGGGGTCGCTTGGTGACAGGTCGGTCCACTCCGGGCTGCGTGCGGCGATGAGCGCCTTGGCGTCGGCCAGCAGTCGGTCGAAGTCGCGGTCGTCGAGGTTCGGGATGGGGAGGGCCATGCTCACGCGCCTCCCTGCAGCGCGACACCGGCAACGAGGCGCTCGGCGGGTCCGCCGAGCCGCGGGCGGTAGTCGAGGATCACCTGGAGCCGGTCGGGCGCGTCGGGCACGGGACCGGCGTCGACCGCGAGGATCACGACGCGAGGCTCGAACCGTTCCACCGCTCGGGTGACGTAGTGCTTCGCGAGTCCCGCAGCGGTGTCGTCGTTCGGTGAGAACACCAGTCGCCCCAGATCGCACCCGTAGTCCGGGCGCATGATGCGCTCCCCCGGCCGGGTCGACAGCAGCAGCATGAGCGCCTGACGAATCGCCTCCGCGTCGTGCACCAGGTCGACGCGGCCGTTAGGGCCGATCGACAATCCGGCTGATTCACCGTCGAGCCCTGGATAGTGGAACCGCCATCCGGTCCACGCGGGAGGCGTGCGTCGGGTTGGAACCTCGATCGTCATGGCGCCTCCGTCACGAGCGTCTGACCGGGGTGCTGCACCCGGTACTTCACCTGGCCTTGGGGGGTGCCGTCGGTGTGCCCGGCGAGGTCGGCGCGCACGACAGCTCTGCCCGCGATCGTCACGAAGCCGGAGTGCCCCCGCTGCACGTTCACGGTCACCGTGCAGGGTTTGATCCCGACGTTGAGGTTGGGGCATCCGCCGATGGAGCGGCCGATCGGGTCGGCGCCGGTGACCACCGGCTGCCCCGACACGAAAACGAA from Microbacterium sp. zg-Y625 includes these protein-coding regions:
- a CDS encoding bifunctional aldolase/short-chain dehydrogenase encodes the protein MTNPAAADLIARSNRLGADPKNTNYAGGNTSAKGTETDPVTGEPVELLWVKGSGGDLGTLTEKGLAVLRLDRMRALVNVYPGVDREDEMVAAFDYCLHGKGGAAPSIDTAMHGLVDAAHVDHLHPDSGIAIATAADGEKLTSEIFGDKVVWVPWRRPGFQLGLDIAEIKAQNPQAIGCILGGHGITAWGDTSEESERNSLWVIDTAAAYIASNGKADPFGGVRAGFEALPEAERRARAAALAPTIRGMASTDKPMVGHYTDSDVVLDFLASEKAPYLAGLGTSCPDHFLRTKVKPLILDLPATATVEEQLARLQELHAEYRADYQAYYDAHADASSPAIRGADPLIVLVPGVGMFSYGANKQTARVAGEFYVNAINVMRGAEALSTYSPISDAEKFRIEYWALEEAKLQRMPKPKTHQGRIAFVTGAASGIGKAIATRLAAEGACVVVADLDLEKAQAAAAELGNADVAIGVAANVADAAGVQAAIDATVLAFGGVDLVVNNAGLSLSKPLLETTEKDWDLQHDVMAKGSFLVAKAAAKALVEQKMGGDVIYISSKNSVFAGPNNIAYSATKADQAHQVRLLAVELGEHGVRVNGINPDGVVRGSGIFASGWGANRAATYGVNEEDLGQFYANRTILKREVVPENVADAVYVLTGPELSRTTGLHIPVDSGVAAAFLR
- a CDS encoding DeoR/GlpR family DNA-binding transcription regulator: MARTSTLRGEERRHAIIERVNRDGSAGLDELADELRVSSMTVRRDLDDLEADGLLRRVRGGAVALNGPRQFGERRAVRTRAKQVIAAKAAAFLPTSGAIALDASSTVGTLAAMLAAHAGLVVATNSYENFTTANASDVRAVLIGGELDDATGSFVGKVACDAASSMLYRRFFTSAAALDPRQGSSEASLAESQVKRAFAERSQHVVLCVDSSKLGGVAVSAAFRLHEVEALITELSPEDPRLDAYREATDVR
- a CDS encoding GPW/gp25 family protein, producing the protein MTIEVPTRRTPPAWTGWRFHYPGLDGESAGLSIGPNGRVDLVHDAEAIRQALMLLLSTRPGERIMRPDYGCDLGRLVFSPNDDTAAGLAKHYVTRAVERFEPRVVILAVDAGPVPDAPDRLQVILDYRPRLGGPAERLVAGVALQGGA
- a CDS encoding serine hydrolase domain-containing protein; amino-acid sequence: MTGYGAAFDWVRRHVEAERLPSAVLGIATADGVVALDAFGATHGRTARVDDPYRLFSITKVLTGLTAARAIERGLLTAETPLSAAVPDFGADRDDVVRLRHLVSHTSGIPEPALDSAVPLRQALLEPGRDFAAGTASRYSTIAFEGIAALVAHATGRTWDADVADWTRAVGAGGLTLDEAADPHTVVDGPELGFDAAAFAGQRNPGAGMIGTAADLLAVGAALLRNGGEIVRPSTLAMMRRPLTGGIPRLEPYPAERGQDWGFTWNLRTRAPGLIDQDVYGHGGWAGTEFWIHPTAGVAYVLLTNLVQRPGVDADELDNAVVAAR
- a CDS encoding phage tail protein; this encodes MRSDRIARLLPEVYQRTIGVGTPIASLLEVMSQLHEPVEETLRRLPEYFDPQRTPDRFVPFLARWVDLDRWLDDAQGQFDAGSGRLRQVVAAAARLSRLRGTAQGLREALEWATGVAGVRIDEEVTDGAGRPRPFHVVVSLPAAAAAHQVLVRRIVQQEKPAHVTAEIVFAGGPVSADAGAPEVAAPPTLPVGGPAHAPEPSFPGSQPAPVLTGAPGPTPESADPSVGPAAELPPTTVAEPPAPADHPAPPAHPALAAEEPGA
- a CDS encoding rhamnulokinase, which encodes MSAGAAGGSVVSGGSVAAIDLGATSGRVIVGHVGPDTLEATTVGRFANDPIATPDGLHWNLLGLYSAALAGLRDALRAAPDVASIGVDSWAVDYGLLRDGRLLGAPFHYRDARTERGVAAVHERMPHAELYRRNGLQFLPFNTLYQLAAEPTELLGFADTALLVPDLIGYWLTGQARTEVTNASTTGLLRAGTADWDDELLGALGLPRGILPSLIAPGERLGALLPGVAASLGAESGVSVTAVGSHDTASAVVAVPMRSESAAYISCGTWGLVGVEVERPVLTDEAFAANFTNEGGVDGRVRLLHNVMGLWVLSETVRGWEREGHAIDLPTLLDSAAAVDAASVPVFDVDDPRFLPPGDMPARIDQWCAEHGLAAPRTRAEYARSIVESLAQAFADTARLAGRIGGVDVETIHIVGGGSLNRLLCQRTADRAGLPVLAGPVEATALGNLLVQGRAAGFVSGSLESLRDLVARTHAPTRYAPRAAE
- a CDS encoding putative baseplate assembly protein, which encodes MALPIPNLDDRDFDRLLADAKALIAARSPEWTDLSPSDPGMTLLEVFAYLTDTLLYRVNRIPEKAFVQFLELIGVRVLPPAAASVDLVFSLPAPATADVVVPRGSRVSTARSDADSPVFSTAADARIAIGAQSAIVRAFAGDVVDAEELGTGTGKPGQTLHVAHPPITLPTGDVFDLVIGVQAAPGELANREPARESDGLPYRIWTEVEHFGAPPPQGAETHLYTVDRAEGVITFAPAAQIADPTTGELTTQPLALAEVPAPGRRILAWYRHGGGANGNVAAGTLTVLKDAVPGVTVTNPAAATGGRDRETLENAMIRGPQSIHTLDRVVTARDYEQFAVAASGGVSRARAVTRADAWVGAAPGEVQVYVVPTADVTGGVGADALDAAMSPQVLERLAEALHSRQPIGTRVRVSWAGFKRTKVRASVVVHRTEDRAAIERRLRERLDRVLSPVPVGSEPGWPFGEYLRVARVYDVLQSERGVRYVSGVTLLVEDVPGIVPSIVRDPNQRRTWFCGSGEKVFRSIDDAAGWVAVCRFEGESVERLAVLPAAPGCVVAVARVGETESSVVHASTDYGETWVRVREFDSHVEELALARIDGQPHAFLATDAGLFRLPLQEGAVGDHILVVAEEPGVGFYAVSTSVDPSGALCVAAAAQELKGVFVSFAEGRPGTFVQAGLSGVDIRVLRTLEIANRRYLYAGAYATGTEEGVGVSRVEVLGVQLDAKGWEPAGAKWAGGSCRDIAFIGETVLAATERAGVAVANPRQDGGAWRTPTRDCGLPLRQDGTFQALFTVAANESSPPLALCGGPDGIFHSSDGRTWGLASRATFDSEVSLPPDWLFAPGAHEITVGYDDAL